In Bacteroides coprosuis DSM 18011, the following are encoded in one genomic region:
- a CDS encoding Chaperone protein dnaJ (COGs: COG0484 DnaJ-class molecular chaperone with C-terminal Zn finger domain~HAMAP: Chaperone DnaJ~InterPro IPR012724:IPR001623:IPR001305:IPR002939~KEGG: bfs:BF1818 chaperone protein DnaJ~PFAM: Chaperone DnaJ, C-terminal; Heat shock protein DnaJ, N-terminal; Heat shock protein DnaJ, cysteine-rich domain~SMART: Heat shock protein DnaJ, N-terminal~SPTR: Putative chaperone protein;~TIGRFAM: Chaperone DnaJ~IMG reference gene:2504106871~PFAM: DnaJ C terminal region; DnaJ central domain (4 repeats); DnaJ domain~TIGRFAM: chaperone protein DnaJ), protein MEKRDFYEVLGVNKDATADEIKKAYRKKAIQYHPDKNPGDKEAENKFKEAAEAYEVLSNPDKRARYDQFGHAGMGGAAGGGFEGFGGQGMSMDDIFSMFGDIFGGRGGGGFGGFGGFGGFGSDGGAQTRKFRGSDLRVKAKLTLQEIATGAEKKFKIKKYVPCSYCHGTGAEGNSGTETCSTCHGTGSVTRTQQTILGTMQSRTTCPTCHGEGKIIKNKCTHCSGEGIMYGEEVVTVKIPAGVMDGMQLSMGGKGNAGKHNGVPGDLIILVSEVPHDELIRDGNDVIYNLLLDFPSAALGGTVEVPTIDGKAKVKVEPGTQPGKILRLRGKGLPSISGYGRGTGDLLVNVSVYVPETLSKEDKKNIEALKKSENITPSKDVKEKLFNKFKNLFR, encoded by the coding sequence ATGGAAAAAAGAGATTTTTACGAAGTACTTGGCGTAAATAAAGACGCTACAGCAGACGAAATTAAAAAAGCTTATCGTAAGAAAGCAATTCAGTATCATCCTGACAAAAATCCAGGTGATAAGGAAGCTGAAAACAAATTTAAGGAAGCTGCTGAGGCTTATGAAGTACTAAGCAATCCCGACAAACGTGCACGCTACGATCAATTTGGGCATGCAGGTATGGGTGGAGCTGCTGGTGGTGGCTTTGAAGGATTTGGTGGCCAAGGTATGTCTATGGATGACATATTCTCCATGTTTGGCGATATCTTTGGTGGCCGTGGAGGCGGAGGTTTTGGTGGTTTCGGAGGCTTTGGTGGCTTTGGCTCTGATGGCGGAGCTCAGACTCGCAAGTTTAGAGGTTCCGACTTAAGAGTAAAAGCAAAACTTACCTTACAAGAAATTGCAACTGGAGCTGAAAAGAAGTTCAAGATAAAGAAATATGTACCTTGTTCGTATTGTCATGGTACGGGAGCTGAAGGCAATAGTGGAACAGAAACTTGTAGTACTTGTCATGGTACGGGTTCTGTTACACGCACTCAACAAACCATATTAGGTACTATGCAATCTCGCACTACCTGCCCTACTTGCCATGGTGAAGGTAAAATCATTAAGAACAAATGTACCCATTGCTCTGGTGAAGGAATTATGTATGGCGAAGAAGTTGTTACTGTAAAAATACCTGCTGGTGTAATGGATGGTATGCAACTTTCTATGGGAGGAAAAGGTAATGCTGGGAAACACAATGGTGTACCCGGAGATCTTATCATTCTAGTTTCAGAAGTTCCTCATGATGAATTAATCAGAGATGGAAACGATGTTATCTATAATCTTTTATTAGATTTTCCTTCTGCAGCACTCGGTGGAACAGTTGAAGTTCCCACTATAGACGGCAAAGCCAAGGTTAAAGTAGAACCAGGAACTCAACCAGGAAAGATTTTAAGACTTCGAGGCAAAGGTCTTCCAAGCATAAGTGGATATGGTAGAGGCACAGGTGATTTACTAGTAAATGTTAGTGTATACGTTCCTGAAACCCTAAGTAAGGAAGATAAGAAAAACATTGAAGCTTTAAAGAAATCAGAAAATATAACTCCATCCAAAGACGTAAAAGAGAAGTTATTCAATAAGTTCAAAAACTTATTTAGATAA
- a CDS encoding Protein grpE (COGs: COG0576 Molecular chaperone GrpE (heat shock protein)~HAMAP: GrpE nucleotide exchange factor~InterPro IPR000740~KEGG: bth:BT_1243 GrpE protein (HSP-70 cofactor)~PFAM: GrpE nucleotide exchange factor~SPTR: Protein grpE;~IMG reference gene:2504106872~PFAM: GrpE), with amino-acid sequence MNKNKNTSACGDTNEELNKEDILQDEANATKTNQKEETNSDEDIEANAEDDFQKTIEKLQEVIEDQKDKYLRLSAEFDNYRKRTLKEKAELILNGGEKSISSILPVIDDFERAIQTMETATDVSAVKTGVDLIYDKLMKTLEKNGVKMIETKEMPLDTDYHEAIAVIPAPSKELKGKILDCVQTGYMLNDKVIRHSKVVVGE; translated from the coding sequence ATGAATAAGAATAAAAATACCTCAGCTTGTGGAGACACGAATGAAGAGTTGAATAAAGAAGACATTCTACAAGATGAAGCAAATGCAACTAAAACAAATCAGAAGGAAGAAACTAATTCTGATGAAGATATAGAAGCAAATGCAGAGGATGATTTTCAAAAAACTATTGAAAAGCTACAAGAAGTTATTGAAGACCAAAAAGATAAATACTTACGTTTATCTGCTGAATTTGATAACTATAGAAAGCGTACACTCAAAGAAAAAGCAGAGCTTATTCTTAATGGTGGAGAAAAAAGCATATCAAGCATCTTACCTGTAATTGACGATTTTGAAAGAGCTATCCAGACAATGGAGACTGCAACTGACGTATCGGCAGTAAAAACGGGTGTTGATCTTATTTATGATAAATTAATGAAAACTCTAGAAAAGAACGGAGTTAAAATGATTGAAACCAAAGAAATGCCTCTAGATACAGACTATCATGAAGCGATAGCTGTTATTCCTGCTCCATCTAAAGAATTAAAGGGAAAGATCTTAGACTGTGTACAAACGGGTTATATGCTCAACGACAAAGTGATTCGTCACTCAAAAGTTGTAGTTGGAGAATAA